One genomic segment of Oscillatoria salina IIICB1 includes these proteins:
- a CDS encoding four helix bundle protein, with translation FFYIARGSLAETMSAFIIAENLGYCTQEQLNWVSQLKTKIEKNLNVYCRFVRSQQQGSEEYGDRYLKD, from the coding sequence GTTTCTTTTATATTGCTCGTGGTTCCCTAGCTGAAACGATGAGTGCTTTTATCATTGCAGAAAACTTAGGATATTGCACTCAAGAGCAATTAAACTGGGTCAGCCAACTTAAAACTAAAATTGAGAAAAATCTTAACGTTTACTGTCGTTTTGTTCGTTCACAACAGCAGGGTAGTGAGGAATACGGCGATCGCTATTTAAAAGATTAA